The Thermoclostridium stercorarium subsp. stercorarium DSM 8532 genome contains a region encoding:
- a CDS encoding uroporphyrinogen decarboxylase family protein: MSKRQLVLDAFNNKPVERVPVGFWFHFADSGEFTEGLRNPDIIRKNIEGHKKFVAKFRPDFVKIMSDGFFEYPNPVLFNIESPEKLLDLKPIGPEHPWIEKQVGLVRTLTDSFGDEVLTFYNIFAPATYFKMLYEKTGNRDKVLADLTMQNKDAVKHALNTIAEDLSTLARRVITEGKADGIYLSVQNVQDSRITPELYNEVIAPSELIVLETANRHSENNILHICGYEGSRNDLNLYVHYNAKVINWAVNVEGISLAEGKKLFGGRAVIGGFDTASIIGLTIRAEDADKITDMESFAKYSGKLVPIAPQNAQWAIVEEYNRTHPDNQVNLVASEVFNISDAYTWVLERRYDAYFDIKLSFYNNVLAENAPYRDFADKLAYVPYRAIPTYPLFNKNDQALADAYDEAVEQLRKDGVISELSQKYFGEDIFKYIDK, from the coding sequence ATGTCAAAAAGGCAGTTGGTACTTGACGCATTCAACAATAAACCCGTGGAAAGAGTTCCTGTCGGTTTCTGGTTCCATTTCGCAGACAGCGGTGAATTTACCGAAGGGCTCAGAAATCCGGATATCATCCGTAAAAACATTGAAGGTCATAAAAAGTTTGTTGCCAAATTCAGGCCTGACTTTGTCAAAATCATGAGTGACGGTTTTTTTGAGTATCCGAACCCGGTTTTATTCAATATAGAATCTCCTGAAAAATTACTGGATCTAAAACCGATAGGTCCTGAACACCCCTGGATTGAAAAACAGGTCGGACTGGTCAGAACTTTAACAGATTCTTTCGGTGACGAAGTTCTTACATTTTATAATATTTTTGCTCCTGCTACATATTTTAAAATGCTCTATGAAAAAACGGGAAACAGAGACAAGGTTCTTGCCGATCTTACAATGCAGAACAAAGACGCCGTCAAACACGCATTAAACACGATAGCGGAAGATCTTTCCACATTGGCGCGAAGAGTCATAACCGAAGGAAAAGCCGACGGAATTTATTTAAGCGTACAGAACGTTCAGGATTCCCGCATCACCCCCGAGCTTTACAATGAAGTGATTGCGCCGTCAGAGCTTATTGTGCTGGAAACGGCGAACAGACACAGTGAAAACAACATTCTGCACATTTGCGGATACGAAGGAAGCCGTAACGATTTGAACCTTTATGTGCATTACAATGCAAAAGTTATAAATTGGGCCGTGAATGTGGAAGGCATAAGCCTTGCGGAAGGTAAAAAACTTTTTGGCGGCAGGGCAGTCATTGGAGGTTTTGACACGGCAAGTATAATAGGTTTAACCATACGAGCTGAAGACGCCGACAAAATCACCGATATGGAATCATTTGCAAAATACAGCGGCAAACTTGTTCCCATTGCGCCGCAAAACGCCCAGTGGGCCATAGTGGAGGAATACAACAGAACCCATCCCGACAATCAGGTAAACCTTGTTGCTTCGGAAGTTTTCAATATTTCCGATGCATATACATGGGTCCTTGAAAGAAGATATGACGCGTATTTTGACATAAAATTAAGCTTTTATAACAATGTTCTGGCTGAAAATGCCCCATACCGGGATTTTGCCGATAAACTTGCATATGTGCCGTATAGAGCCATTCCGACATATCCTTTGTTCAACAAAAACGATCAGGCGTTGGCAGACGCCTATGATGAAGCTGTTGAACAGCTCAGAAAAGACGGTGTTATTTCGGAATTATCCCAGAAATATTTCGGCGAAGACATTTTCAAATACATTGACAAATAA
- a CDS encoding solute carrier family 23 protein: MEFLSNLGPFILAVVAVIINGVPQLLYAQARGFALKPAGFAYLIGGFGNLITGSVTPISAQAETITVASVKKNLRDNVSSILLAAVFMIIISAFGGVTKISEFAGVAVISGMMSGVGLILAGVSLDMFNQDKRTSLVSIVTAIAAYAVFYNSPNKVVWTIFISVVASTADFLLLQKRRVDIAASVEEGREYMRMSSEWRFWKKEYWKDFKLIKPRINVNVILGALSLVMLNIGANISFGGITASIAGTSQNYDHLSIINSLADFPSALFGGPPIEAIISGTAGAPWPVACGIVFMFTTGILILAGLIDRLGKYLPSQSIAGFLLVIGFALTFAPNLSAVAGSENPMSGYIAMGVTAWSKNPFIGMVVGILVRYFAQYVGLI; this comes from the coding sequence ATGGAGTTCTTAAGCAATCTCGGACCGTTTATTCTGGCAGTAGTGGCTGTAATCATCAATGGCGTGCCGCAGCTTCTTTATGCACAGGCGCGTGGTTTTGCTTTAAAGCCTGCGGGTTTTGCCTATTTAATCGGGGGATTTGGCAATCTTATCACAGGCTCGGTAACACCGATTTCCGCCCAGGCTGAAACCATCACCGTTGCCAGTGTTAAAAAGAATTTAAGGGATAATGTCAGCTCCATTCTTCTTGCAGCGGTATTCATGATTATTATTTCTGCTTTCGGAGGCGTTACGAAAATTTCCGAATTTGCGGGCGTGGCGGTTATTTCCGGAATGATGAGCGGAGTCGGGCTAATCTTGGCCGGTGTGTCGCTGGATATGTTTAACCAGGATAAACGCACTTCGCTGGTATCAATCGTTACGGCCATTGCGGCCTATGCTGTTTTTTACAACAGCCCGAACAAGGTTGTCTGGACAATTTTTATTTCTGTTGTGGCGTCAACCGCGGACTTTTTGCTGTTGCAAAAACGCAGAGTGGACATAGCCGCGTCGGTCGAAGAAGGCCGGGAATATATGCGAATGAGCAGTGAATGGCGCTTTTGGAAAAAAGAGTACTGGAAAGACTTTAAACTCATTAAGCCCAGAATTAACGTAAATGTTATTCTTGGGGCGTTAAGCCTGGTTATGCTTAACATAGGCGCCAATATATCCTTTGGAGGCATAACCGCAAGCATTGCGGGAACAAGCCAAAATTACGACCACCTTTCCATTATCAACTCTCTGGCTGACTTCCCCAGTGCCTTATTCGGGGGGCCGCCGATTGAAGCCATAATATCAGGTACTGCCGGAGCTCCGTGGCCTGTGGCGTGTGGTATAGTTTTCATGTTTACTACGGGTATTTTGATTTTGGCAGGCCTGATTGACAGGCTGGGAAAATATCTTCCAAGCCAGAGTATTGCGGGTTTCTTACTTGTAATCGGCTTTGCACTTACTTTCGCCCCCAATTTGAGTGCTGTGGCAGGCTCGGAAAATCCGATGAGCGGTTATATTGCGATGGGAGTGACAGCCTGGTCAAAAAATCCCTTCATTGGCATGGTGGTGGGTATTTTGGTTCGCTATTTCGCTCAATACGTAGGTTTAATATGA
- a CDS encoding MarR family winged helix-turn-helix transcriptional regulator, which yields MDIDSMAVELSQMHIDNAKLLTQIANALSMSGEMGVLLWLSQQKSRTYATDIIKHFGLTPGRVANILKKLEQRQLIVRHEDTVDQRKFCILLTKKGVMYANELYSQMNDGHARILAALGQEDASEGLRILKRVITLINNGVKLHTADS from the coding sequence ATGGACATAGACAGTATGGCAGTCGAACTCAGCCAAATGCACATTGACAATGCAAAACTCCTTACACAGATTGCAAATGCCCTGTCCATGAGCGGCGAAATGGGCGTTTTGCTGTGGCTGAGCCAACAAAAAAGTAGAACTTACGCTACTGATATAATAAAACACTTCGGTTTAACGCCCGGCCGAGTTGCGAATATCTTAAAAAAACTGGAGCAGCGTCAGTTAATTGTCCGGCATGAAGATACCGTAGATCAGCGAAAGTTTTGCATATTACTGACAAAAAAAGGCGTCATGTACGCAAATGAGCTTTACTCGCAGATGAATGACGGTCATGCCCGGATTCTGGCGGCTCTGGGCCAGGAAGATGCGTCTGAGGGATTAAGAATCCTCAAGCGCGTTATTACTCTGATTAACAACGGGGTAAAACTTCACACAGCCGATTCATAA
- a CDS encoding Mrp/NBP35 family ATP-binding protein has protein sequence MGTMCNQNCGSCTDDCAARTERKVDFREKPHEMSSIKKVIGIVSGKGGVGKSLVTSMLAVTMNRRGYHTAIMDADITGPSIPKAFGIKQKATGNEFGLLPVRSRTGIDIMSVNLLLENDTDPVVWRGPMIGNLVKQFWTNVIWSDVDFMFIDMPPGTGDVPLTVFQSIAVDGIIVVTSPQDLVSMIVSKAVRMAEMMNIPIIGLVENMSYYKCPDCGTEHKIFGDSHIDEIAGMHNLKVLARLPINPEISAVCDKGLIELFEGNWLEPVADILEKSLDNK, from the coding sequence ATGGGTACAATGTGCAATCAAAACTGTGGCAGTTGTACGGATGACTGCGCTGCAAGAACGGAACGGAAAGTTGATTTCCGTGAAAAGCCGCATGAAATGAGCAGTATTAAAAAAGTCATCGGTATTGTAAGCGGCAAGGGAGGAGTGGGCAAGTCGCTTGTAACCTCAATGCTGGCGGTTACAATGAACAGAAGGGGTTATCATACCGCAATTATGGATGCTGACATCACAGGGCCTTCCATTCCTAAAGCATTCGGGATAAAGCAAAAGGCAACGGGCAATGAATTCGGCCTGTTACCCGTCAGAAGCAGGACAGGCATAGATATTATGTCCGTCAATTTGCTTCTGGAGAACGATACCGATCCTGTTGTATGGAGAGGTCCGATGATTGGCAATTTGGTGAAACAGTTCTGGACGAACGTTATATGGAGCGATGTGGATTTTATGTTCATTGATATGCCGCCCGGCACCGGAGACGTACCTTTGACGGTTTTCCAGTCCATTGCCGTTGACGGGATTATTGTCGTAACTTCGCCTCAGGATTTGGTATCAATGATTGTGTCAAAAGCCGTCAGAATGGCTGAAATGATGAATATTCCTATTATAGGCCTTGTAGAAAACATGTCGTATTATAAATGTCCTGACTGCGGCACCGAACATAAAATTTTCGGCGACAGCCATATTGATGAAATCGCGGGTATGCACAATTTAAAAGTGCTTGCAAGGCTTCCTATCAATCCTGAAATCTCAGCCGTGTGTGACAAGGGACTGATAGAGCTGTTCGAAGGCAACTGGCTTGAGCCTGTGGCAGATATACTGGAAAAAAGCCTTGATAACAAATAA
- a CDS encoding amino acid ABC transporter permease — translation MRPFSPLYIPKVFFELLTSFPVTVLMLVGSVIFGSLLGFVLARAKISGGKISKILADAYIGVMRCTPPIVLLFIVYYGLPELLLSTAGIDINNVNKGVFVLVTYTLLYGATISEIMRSAYESVDKGQWEAAVSIGLSPFQAFYRIMLPQATAVALPNFCNLLINLMKDGALAFTIGLVDIMGRGSLIISRNFGAYALETYIALALIYWCLTLVIEKTFSVLEKSLLRGKRSLTE, via the coding sequence ATGAGACCATTTAGTCCCCTCTATATTCCGAAAGTATTTTTTGAATTGCTTACATCCTTTCCCGTAACAGTTTTAATGCTTGTAGGCTCCGTTATCTTCGGCTCTTTGCTGGGATTTGTCCTGGCAAGAGCCAAAATATCAGGGGGAAAAATTTCAAAGATCCTGGCCGACGCTTATATTGGCGTGATGCGCTGCACCCCTCCGATTGTTCTGCTGTTTATTGTTTACTATGGCCTGCCCGAACTTCTGCTTTCCACCGCCGGCATAGACATCAATAACGTTAATAAAGGCGTTTTCGTTCTTGTAACATATACACTGCTTTACGGGGCAACTATTTCAGAAATCATGCGGTCAGCCTACGAGTCTGTTGACAAAGGCCAGTGGGAAGCCGCAGTCAGCATAGGCTTAAGTCCTTTTCAGGCATTTTACAGAATCATGCTTCCCCAGGCAACCGCCGTGGCTCTGCCGAATTTTTGCAATCTTTTAATAAACCTGATGAAAGACGGAGCTTTGGCTTTTACAATCGGGCTGGTTGATATAATGGGCAGAGGCTCGTTAATTATTTCAAGAAATTTCGGCGCCTATGCCCTGGAAACATATATTGCCCTTGCTTTGATATACTGGTGCCTTACGCTTGTTATTGAAAAGACTTTCAGCGTTCTGGAAAAATCCCTTTTGAGAGGTAAAAGAAGCCTGACGGAATAG
- the feoB gene encoding ferrous iron transport protein B encodes MTLNEIEIGKTAVITKVGGEGALRQHLLDMGVIPGAEVTIVRYAPMGDPVEVIIHGYALTLRLDDAKKIEVRPVSEPAKKAEKKRSTSKTVHPNLGERGKSRSKSNCTPLPEGTTLTFALVGNQNCGKTTLFNQLTGANQHVGNFPGVTVDRKDGVIKGHPNTIVTDLPGIYSMSPYSNEEIVSRNFVLYEKPKAIINIVDATNIERNLYLTMQLLEMNVPMVVALNMMDELTANGGTIDINTMEAMLGVPVVPISAAKNQGINELVEHAIHVARYQEKPLHQDFCDENGERGAVHRCLHSIYHLIEDHAKKAQIPPRFAASKVIEGDPLVISQLELDQNEIETIEHIILQMEKERGLDRHAAIADMRYAFIRKVCDASVTKPQKSRESIRSEKIDRVLTGKWTAIPIFVLIMAAVFWLTFDVIGGTLQGWLEEVIYALTELTDKGLTRLGVNAVLHRLIIDGIFTGVGTVLSFLPIIVTLFFFLSLLEDSGYIARVAFFMDKLLRKIGLSGRSIVPLLIGFGCTVPAVMSTRTLPSERDRKMTILLTPFMSCTAKLPIYAFFVDAFFPKYKALIMSGLYFLGIAVGILVALLFKNTLFKGEAVPFVMELPNYRMPSTRNVGQLLWEKAKDFLQRAFTIIFLATIVIWILQSFDPHFYPVENQQDSILAIIAGWLTPIMKPVGLGDWRICTSLISGFLAKENVVSTFKILFGQDVPAVMAPATAASLLVFSLLYTPCVAAIASIKRELGAKWAFGVIAWQCFVAWCAALVTHLIVVLV; translated from the coding sequence ATGACACTAAATGAGATAGAAATCGGAAAAACAGCGGTCATAACCAAAGTAGGCGGAGAAGGTGCCTTGCGACAGCATTTGCTGGACATGGGGGTAATTCCCGGCGCGGAGGTCACCATAGTTAGATACGCACCGATGGGTGATCCTGTTGAGGTAATAATCCACGGTTATGCACTGACTTTGAGGCTGGACGACGCAAAAAAAATAGAAGTCAGGCCTGTATCCGAACCTGCAAAAAAAGCGGAAAAAAAGCGCTCAACATCAAAGACCGTTCATCCCAATCTCGGTGAAAGGGGAAAGTCCCGTTCAAAAAGCAATTGCACCCCGTTACCTGAAGGAACAACGTTGACCTTTGCACTGGTCGGAAATCAGAACTGTGGCAAAACCACGCTTTTTAATCAGCTCACAGGCGCCAATCAGCATGTGGGCAATTTCCCCGGCGTGACGGTTGATCGTAAAGACGGCGTAATCAAGGGGCATCCAAATACAATTGTTACCGATTTACCCGGCATTTACTCAATGTCGCCCTACAGCAACGAAGAGATCGTATCCCGTAATTTCGTTCTTTACGAAAAGCCAAAGGCCATTATCAACATAGTAGACGCCACCAATATAGAACGCAACCTGTATCTTACCATGCAACTGCTGGAAATGAATGTCCCCATGGTTGTTGCGCTGAATATGATGGACGAACTGACCGCAAACGGCGGAACCATAGACATAAATACCATGGAAGCCATGCTCGGTGTTCCCGTCGTTCCTATATCCGCAGCGAAAAATCAGGGAATAAACGAACTGGTGGAACATGCAATTCACGTTGCCCGCTATCAGGAAAAACCCCTGCATCAGGATTTCTGTGACGAAAACGGCGAACGTGGCGCCGTTCACCGCTGTCTGCACAGTATATATCATCTGATTGAGGACCATGCAAAAAAGGCTCAGATTCCTCCCCGCTTTGCAGCAAGCAAGGTAATTGAGGGCGACCCTCTGGTCATATCACAGCTTGAGCTTGATCAAAACGAAATAGAAACAATAGAGCATATTATTCTTCAAATGGAAAAAGAACGCGGGCTTGACAGGCATGCCGCAATTGCCGATATGCGGTATGCATTTATCAGGAAAGTGTGCGACGCCAGCGTGACAAAGCCCCAAAAAAGCAGGGAAAGCATACGGAGTGAAAAAATCGACCGCGTTCTTACAGGTAAATGGACTGCAATACCAATATTTGTTCTGATAATGGCAGCCGTTTTCTGGCTGACATTTGACGTGATTGGTGGCACGCTCCAGGGCTGGCTGGAAGAAGTAATATATGCTCTTACCGAACTTACCGATAAAGGGCTGACCAGGCTTGGCGTAAATGCTGTATTGCACAGGCTTATCATTGACGGAATTTTTACCGGTGTGGGAACGGTTTTAAGCTTCCTTCCGATAATCGTCACGCTGTTCTTCTTCCTCTCTCTGCTTGAAGACAGTGGTTATATAGCCCGTGTGGCGTTTTTTATGGACAAGCTGCTTCGTAAAATAGGACTGTCCGGCCGGAGCATAGTCCCACTGCTGATAGGATTCGGCTGCACCGTTCCGGCGGTTATGTCCACCCGTACCCTGCCAAGTGAACGGGACAGGAAGATGACAATCCTTCTTACTCCGTTTATGAGTTGTACGGCAAAACTGCCCATATATGCGTTTTTCGTCGACGCGTTTTTCCCGAAATACAAAGCGCTTATTATGAGCGGACTTTACTTTCTCGGCATTGCCGTTGGCATCCTTGTCGCGCTGCTGTTTAAGAATACCCTTTTCAAGGGTGAGGCGGTACCGTTCGTGATGGAACTTCCCAATTACCGTATGCCAAGCACCCGGAATGTCGGACAGCTTTTGTGGGAAAAAGCCAAGGATTTCCTTCAGAGAGCGTTTACCATTATTTTTCTTGCAACTATTGTCATTTGGATACTGCAGAGTTTTGATCCCCATTTCTACCCGGTTGAAAACCAGCAGGACAGCATTCTGGCGATTATTGCCGGCTGGCTGACACCAATAATGAAGCCGGTTGGGCTTGGGGACTGGAGGATATGCACATCGCTGATAAGCGGATTTTTGGCAAAGGAAAACGTTGTATCCACTTTTAAAATCCTTTTTGGTCAGGACGTACCCGCTGTAATGGCACCGGCCACTGCAGCGTCACTGCTGGTGTTTTCCCTCCTCTACACCCCATGTGTCGCAGCCATTGCTTCAATTAAAAGAGAACTTGGGGCAAAATGGGCTTTCGGAGTAATTGCATGGCAGTGTTTCGTTGCCTGGTGCGCCGCTTTGGTTACACATCTTATTGTCGTTCTTGTTTAG
- a CDS encoding amino acid ABC transporter ATP-binding protein, with product MLELIDIHKSFNNNEVLKGVSIKVNKGDVVVILGPSGSGKTTLLRCINFLERADKGEIILDGMHVNVRTASSSEISRIRKKTAFVFQSFNLFNNKTALENVTEGLIVARKVPKAEAIEIAKRALNKVGLSDREDYYPSKLSGGQQQRVAIARAIAVNPDVILFDEPTSALDPELTGEVLAVMKQLAGEGVTMLVVTHEMSFARDVANHIVFMAGGVVVEEGPPEEIFTNPHEERTKQFLSRILPPVEDYVI from the coding sequence ATGCTCGAATTAATTGACATACATAAATCCTTTAATAATAATGAGGTTCTGAAAGGTGTCAGCATAAAAGTGAACAAGGGCGATGTGGTTGTTATTCTGGGCCCCAGCGGTTCCGGAAAAACCACTCTTCTCCGCTGCATTAATTTTCTCGAACGGGCCGATAAAGGAGAAATAATCCTTGACGGCATGCATGTGAATGTCAGGACAGCGTCTTCATCCGAGATTTCAAGAATACGAAAAAAAACGGCATTTGTATTCCAAAGTTTCAATCTTTTTAACAACAAAACCGCTCTTGAAAATGTTACTGAAGGTTTGATCGTGGCAAGGAAAGTACCAAAGGCCGAAGCCATTGAAATTGCAAAAAGAGCCTTGAACAAAGTGGGGCTTTCGGACCGGGAGGATTATTACCCTTCCAAACTTTCAGGCGGACAGCAGCAGAGAGTAGCAATTGCGAGGGCAATCGCCGTCAATCCGGATGTAATATTGTTTGACGAGCCCACTTCCGCCCTTGACCCTGAACTTACGGGCGAAGTGCTTGCGGTTATGAAACAGCTGGCCGGAGAAGGTGTAACCATGCTTGTAGTAACCCATGAAATGTCTTTTGCCCGGGATGTCGCCAATCACATTGTATTCATGGCCGGCGGGGTTGTTGTTGAGGAGGGGCCGCCCGAAGAGATATTCACCAATCCACACGAGGAAAGAACAAAACAGTTTTTAAGCAGAATACTTCCACCGGTGGAGGATTACGTCATTTAA
- a CDS encoding amino acid ABC transporter permease produces MELDVKFMIETFFQALSGIPVTLSITAVALIISTPVAFFMAVSKIYNIKIIKQLVSAYVSFIRGTPVVLQILIIYSLLPSLFNSIAKGIGWNINVFDINPIIYAYIVFSINTCAGLSEIFRSALLTVNKGQLEAALSIGMSAVQAYVRIIIPQALVTAIPNICNLTINLIKGTSLAFMMTVKDITAIAKIAASYGYNYIEAYLDILFIYIILCSLIQLLFSMLEKRFGSYKTLAGTTAGTK; encoded by the coding sequence ATGGAACTGGATGTCAAATTTATGATAGAAACGTTTTTCCAGGCGCTTTCCGGTATCCCCGTGACTCTTAGCATTACCGCAGTTGCTCTTATAATATCAACGCCGGTTGCATTTTTTATGGCCGTCTCGAAAATCTATAACATAAAAATCATAAAACAATTAGTGTCCGCATATGTTTCATTTATCAGAGGCACACCTGTTGTTTTGCAGATTCTGATTATTTACAGCCTGCTTCCGAGCCTGTTTAACTCAATAGCCAAAGGCATCGGATGGAATATTAACGTATTTGACATAAACCCAATCATTTACGCCTACATAGTTTTTTCAATTAACACATGCGCCGGGCTTTCCGAAATATTCCGTTCCGCCCTTCTGACCGTAAATAAGGGACAGCTGGAGGCTGCGCTTTCCATCGGAATGTCCGCCGTCCAGGCCTATGTCAGGATAATAATTCCGCAGGCCCTGGTTACGGCAATTCCCAATATCTGCAATCTTACAATCAATTTGATCAAGGGAACCTCCCTTGCCTTCATGATGACGGTAAAAGACATCACAGCCATTGCAAAAATTGCGGCTTCATACGGTTATAACTATATTGAAGCCTATCTGGACATTCTGTTCATCTATATTATTTTATGTTCACTGATCCAGCTGCTTTTTTCAATGCTTGAAAAACGTTTTGGTTCTTATAAAACCCTTGCCGGGACCACGGCGGGAACGAAATAA
- a CDS encoding phosphoribosyltransferase family protein, with protein MERDDEMLGSKWPPFWKIRIDEELEVELPLVDIGDGFYIYSFDMTGESKWNRHAAKALSKKLAAYSFDGFVTVQTKSSGLCQELARDMDCYLELRKSRKPFMQEPKHVTVKSITTHGEQELWVGREKYERFRGKKLCFVDDVVSTGGTVDAALMMAQEIGFEISVIACVLTEGEKRSNYRGIPLVSLGHIPLPGKISDSE; from the coding sequence GTGGAAAGGGATGATGAAATGCTCGGTTCAAAATGGCCTCCGTTCTGGAAAATACGCATAGACGAAGAACTTGAAGTTGAGTTGCCCCTTGTTGACATTGGGGACGGGTTTTATATATATTCCTTTGATATGACAGGCGAGTCAAAGTGGAACAGACATGCTGCAAAGGCGCTGTCTAAAAAACTGGCGGCATACAGTTTTGACGGGTTTGTTACGGTACAGACCAAGTCCTCGGGACTTTGCCAGGAACTGGCGAGGGATATGGACTGTTACCTTGAGCTGCGCAAATCCCGCAAACCTTTTATGCAGGAGCCAAAGCATGTGACGGTTAAGTCCATAACCACGCATGGTGAACAGGAATTGTGGGTAGGCAGGGAAAAATACGAACGGTTTCGGGGCAAAAAACTGTGTTTTGTCGATGATGTGGTGTCTACAGGCGGAACGGTGGACGCGGCTTTAATGATGGCGCAGGAAATCGGTTTTGAAATTTCGGTAATTGCCTGTGTTTTAACCGAGGGCGAAAAAAGAAGCAATTATAGAGGAATTCCGCTGGTATCCCTCGGACATATTCCGCTGCCGGGTAAAATTTCCGACAGTGAATAG
- a CDS encoding stalk domain-containing protein gives MKKFSFKSFMLGVLVTVLIAESALPGLAAATMKTAELYYNSIKVKLNGKILDLRDTKGNPVEPFVMNGTTYLPVRAIAEALGLPVSWDAETQTVVLGQDPEYNQPAAWLGDLKTFTGEHRYFVNDSGIYEGIDFMANDGSTYERYWYPDTKEVIYLLNDQYSKFTGTIYLTEDAKNAIQGFKNGRSRYLIYLDDRLVYTSDEIKPGSLPCEFSIDVTNAYKMKIVHQWDHTGYSGFYNSTDGASSTPIGNPALWK, from the coding sequence ATGAAAAAATTTAGTTTCAAATCCTTCATGTTAGGTGTTTTGGTAACCGTATTGATCGCAGAGTCGGCTTTACCAGGGCTTGCCGCCGCAACAATGAAAACCGCCGAACTGTATTACAATTCCATTAAAGTCAAACTTAACGGTAAAATACTGGATCTGAGAGACACAAAAGGAAATCCTGTTGAACCCTTTGTAATGAATGGTACGACTTACCTGCCGGTTAGAGCAATTGCAGAAGCCCTTGGTTTACCGGTATCGTGGGACGCTGAAACCCAAACCGTCGTATTGGGTCAGGATCCGGAGTATAACCAGCCCGCCGCGTGGCTTGGGGATTTAAAAACTTTTACGGGAGAACACAGATATTTCGTGAACGATTCGGGTATATATGAAGGTATCGATTTTATGGCAAATGACGGCTCCACTTATGAAAGATATTGGTATCCTGACACTAAAGAAGTGATCTATTTGTTGAACGATCAATACAGCAAATTCACCGGTACAATTTATTTAACTGAAGATGCAAAAAATGCCATACAAGGATTTAAAAACGGCAGATCAAGATATTTAATCTATCTTGACGACAGGCTGGTTTACACTTCCGATGAAATAAAACCCGGAAGCCTTCCCTGCGAATTTTCCATTGACGTTACCAATGCATATAAAATGAAGATTGTCCATCAATGGGATCATACTGGGTATAGTGGTTTTTACAATAGCACTGACGGAGCATCTTCAACACCAATCGGAAATCCTGCGCTTTGGAAATAA